The Prunus persica cultivar Lovell chromosome G8, Prunus_persica_NCBIv2, whole genome shotgun sequence genome includes a region encoding these proteins:
- the LOC18767325 gene encoding uncharacterized protein LOC18767325, which yields MNVTGLKKTAASREFRRLFGSRQPVLLSHQLSSDATSKQGFFSVSLSLSSEHRSGVYCVCDFVWLFQLHSHNSIMSRGSQRERDRERAQARSGGKSKQPKNDGLTPEQRRQRDAKALQEKAAKKAAQAGGVSGGKN from the exons ATGAATGTTACTGGATTGAA AAAAACCGCGGCTTCTCGAGAGTTCCGTAGATTGTTTGGTTCGCGACAGCCCGTCCTTTTAAGTCATCAGCTCTCCTCGGACGCGACGTCAAAACAAGGCTTCTTCAGTGTCTCGCTCTCTTTGAGCTCAGAGCATAGATCag GGGTTTATTGTGTTTGTGATTTTGTTTGGCTGTTTCAGCTTCACTCGCACAATTCAATAATGTCCC GCGGAAGCCAGAGAGAGCGAGACCGTGAAAGGGCTCAGGCCAGGTCTGGCGGGAAATCCAAGCAGCCCAAAAACGATGGATTAACCCCTGAACAACGGCGACAAAG GGACGCCAAAGCGCTGCAAGAAAAGGCGGCAAAGAAGGCGGCGCAGGCGGGAGGGGTCAGCGGCGGTAAAAATTGA